A section of the Kribbella sp. HUAS MG21 genome encodes:
- a CDS encoding glycoside hydrolase N-terminal domain-containing protein — MRDRMTAAATELTYDAPAANWLEALPLGNGRIGAMWFGGTRQDRIALNDETCWSGSPATTRRLATPIGEVGAAALERVRAAVAAGDVRLAEELAHGFHSGHSQAYLPLGDLLLDFPGAGEVTQYRRRLDLDSAVARAEYEVDGAVVWQEVYVSAPAQALILRLGASRPISVALGLTSQLRATTEAVGDDGLALLATCPSSVAPPHGRADEPVQYSDGEDRGMTAAVVLRVRTDGAVVATDEALAVTDATEVFVVLSTATGYAGPHVAPRRTAAECREAADAYVRAAFQHRAVLRDEHVADYQGLFRRSVLTLPSTTDLTTDRRLVEAGDDPGLAALIYNFGRYLMISSSRPGGLPTNLQGIWNEHLQPPWSSNYTVNINTEMNYWPAETTSLSECHEPLLRYVGDLAVAGRRTATDLYGVRGWTAHHNADAWCWTAPVDGNPKWSNWPMAGVWLCRHLWDHYAFTGDREYLRDVWPILRGAAEFCLDWLIELPDGTLGTAPSTSPENEFLAADGEPASVTTSATMDLSLIADLFDRCTRAAADLGLADPLTDELTGARKRIPEPRIGGRGQLQEWLEDLPEAEPLHRHTSHLIGLHPGDQITPDGTPELAAAAARTLELRGDKSTGWSLAWRISLWARLRDGAAAHRLVRELLTPAGDSGTDYVGDGSGLYPNLFCAHPPFQIDGNFGATAGIAEMLLQSHTGELEIFPALPSAWPEGAITGLRARGGIGVDLSWSAAGATAVLTADRDTTVSLRHRDRREEVSLAAGSPYTWTIAG; from the coding sequence ATGAGAGATCGGATGACTGCGGCCGCCACCGAGCTGACCTACGACGCGCCCGCGGCGAACTGGCTCGAGGCGCTCCCGCTCGGCAACGGCCGGATCGGGGCGATGTGGTTCGGCGGCACCCGGCAGGACCGGATCGCGCTGAACGACGAGACCTGCTGGTCGGGCAGCCCGGCGACGACCCGTCGGCTGGCGACACCGATCGGCGAGGTCGGCGCGGCTGCGCTGGAGCGCGTGCGGGCTGCGGTGGCAGCCGGCGATGTCAGGTTGGCGGAAGAGTTGGCGCACGGGTTCCACAGCGGTCATTCGCAGGCGTACCTGCCGCTCGGCGACCTGCTGCTCGACTTTCCCGGCGCCGGTGAGGTCACGCAGTACCGCCGGCGGCTCGACCTGGACAGCGCGGTCGCCCGGGCCGAGTACGAGGTCGACGGCGCCGTGGTGTGGCAGGAGGTCTACGTCAGTGCGCCGGCGCAGGCATTGATCCTACGTCTGGGTGCATCGCGGCCGATCAGCGTGGCGCTCGGGCTGACGTCGCAGCTCCGCGCGACGACGGAGGCGGTCGGGGACGACGGGCTCGCGCTGCTCGCCACCTGCCCGTCGTCGGTCGCGCCGCCGCACGGGCGAGCGGACGAGCCGGTGCAGTACTCCGACGGTGAGGACCGTGGGATGACCGCGGCCGTCGTCCTGCGGGTGCGGACCGACGGGGCTGTGGTGGCCACGGATGAAGCGCTTGCCGTCACTGATGCGACCGAGGTGTTCGTCGTCCTCTCCACCGCCACGGGCTACGCAGGCCCGCACGTCGCGCCACGGCGCACAGCCGCCGAATGCCGGGAGGCGGCGGACGCCTACGTCCGCGCGGCATTCCAGCACCGCGCCGTGCTTCGGGACGAGCATGTCGCGGACTACCAAGGGCTCTTCCGTCGTTCGGTGCTGACGCTTCCCTCGACCACCGACCTGACCACTGACCGGAGGCTCGTCGAAGCCGGCGACGACCCCGGGCTGGCCGCGCTCATCTACAACTTCGGGCGCTACCTGATGATCTCCAGCTCGCGCCCCGGCGGCCTGCCGACGAACCTGCAGGGAATCTGGAACGAGCACTTGCAGCCGCCGTGGAGCAGCAACTACACGGTCAACATCAACACCGAGATGAACTACTGGCCCGCCGAGACCACGTCGCTGTCCGAGTGCCACGAGCCGCTGCTCAGGTACGTCGGCGACCTGGCCGTCGCGGGACGCCGTACCGCGACCGACCTGTACGGCGTCCGCGGCTGGACGGCGCACCACAACGCGGACGCGTGGTGCTGGACAGCGCCCGTCGACGGCAACCCGAAGTGGTCGAACTGGCCGATGGCCGGCGTCTGGCTGTGCCGGCACCTCTGGGACCACTACGCGTTCACCGGCGACCGGGAGTACCTCCGCGACGTCTGGCCGATCCTCCGCGGCGCCGCCGAGTTCTGCCTCGACTGGCTGATCGAACTCCCGGACGGAACGCTCGGAACGGCGCCGTCGACGTCGCCGGAAAACGAGTTCCTCGCCGCCGACGGGGAACCCGCCTCGGTCACCACCTCCGCGACGATGGACCTCTCGCTGATCGCCGACCTCTTCGACCGCTGCACGCGAGCGGCCGCCGACCTCGGCCTCGCCGACCCGCTGACCGACGAGCTGACCGGTGCGCGAAAACGTATTCCGGAACCGCGGATCGGTGGCCGCGGGCAACTACAGGAATGGCTCGAGGACCTGCCTGAGGCCGAGCCGCTGCACCGGCACACCTCGCACCTGATCGGCCTGCACCCCGGCGACCAGATCACCCCGGACGGTACGCCGGAACTCGCCGCGGCAGCCGCCCGCACCCTGGAGCTGCGCGGCGACAAGAGCACCGGCTGGTCGCTCGCGTGGCGGATCTCCTTGTGGGCAAGGCTTCGGGACGGCGCCGCCGCGCACCGCCTGGTCCGCGAGCTCCTCACCCCGGCCGGTGACTCCGGCACCGACTACGTCGGCGACGGCTCGGGCCTGTACCCGAACCTGTTCTGCGCGCACCCGCCGTTCCAGATCGACGGCAACTTCGGCGCCACGGCCGGGATCGCCGAGATGCTGCTGCAGAGCCACACCGGCGAGCTCGAGATCTTCCCGGCGCTTCCGTCCGCGTGGCCGGAAGGCGCGATCACCGGACTGCGCGCCCGCGGCGGGATCGGGGTCGACCTCAGCTGGTCCGCGGCGGGTGCGACCGCCGTACTCACGGCCGACCGGGACACCACCGTGAGCCTCCGGCACCGGGATCGTCGCGAGGAGGTGTCTCTGGCCGCCGGGTCGCCGTACACCTGGACAATTGCGGGATGA
- the sigK gene encoding ECF RNA polymerase sigma factor SigK yields MTEPTPLPWPAGSSRSGGASGSVTDGDLLALTATGDTAAFSTLYDRVAPWVFGLVRRILRNPAQSEEVTQEVMLDIWRTATRYDAGRGSAHAWILTIAHRRAVDRVRSEQAAADRTEQVGARSAEVEFDQVADTVSTRLEAEQVRRCLDTLTELQRESIELAYYNGYTYPEVAQQLGAKLPTIKARMRDGLIRLRDCLGTTKGHRP; encoded by the coding sequence GTGACCGAACCCACCCCGCTCCCCTGGCCCGCCGGATCCTCCCGATCCGGCGGGGCCTCGGGGAGCGTCACCGACGGCGACCTGCTGGCGCTCACCGCCACAGGCGATACCGCCGCGTTCAGTACCCTCTACGACCGCGTCGCCCCGTGGGTGTTCGGTCTGGTACGGCGGATCCTGCGCAACCCGGCCCAGTCCGAGGAGGTGACCCAGGAGGTGATGCTCGACATCTGGCGCACCGCGACCCGGTACGACGCCGGCCGCGGCTCGGCGCACGCCTGGATCCTGACGATCGCGCACCGCCGCGCCGTCGACCGGGTGCGGTCCGAACAGGCGGCCGCCGACCGCACCGAGCAGGTCGGCGCCCGGTCCGCCGAGGTCGAGTTCGACCAGGTGGCCGACACCGTCAGCACGCGGCTGGAGGCCGAGCAGGTACGGCGTTGCCTCGACACGCTGACCGAGCTGCAACGGGAGTCCATCGAGCTCGCGTACTACAACGGCTACACCTATCCGGAGGTCGCCCAGCAGCTCGGCGCCAAGCTTCCGACCATCAAGGCGAGAATGCGCGACGGCCTGATCCGCCTCCGCGACTGCCTCGGAACCACGAAGGGGCACCGGCCGTGA
- a CDS encoding SDR family NAD(P)-dependent oxidoreductase → MRRILVWISGASAGLGAALVTTVPFAGAELIDISRRGGTPGTHHVAADLADPQSWPLVDKDFRQRIGAGEPEFAIFIHNAGTLTPLGPADRVDTAEYTRNVLLNSAAAQVLGHSFLSALSGRDCEQHLIMVSSGAATNPHEGESSYCAGKAAIDQWVRAVGLEQQHRSPGCRVLSVAPGPVDTAMQAELRAATPDAVPVSGRFRDLHARGGLAPPETVARAIWALLDRDLDSGTVLYLRDLD, encoded by the coding sequence TTGCGCCGGATCCTGGTCTGGATCTCCGGCGCGTCGGCCGGGCTCGGCGCCGCGCTGGTCACCACGGTGCCGTTCGCGGGCGCCGAGCTGATCGACATCTCCCGTCGCGGCGGTACGCCGGGAACACATCACGTGGCGGCCGATCTCGCCGACCCGCAGTCGTGGCCGCTCGTGGACAAGGACTTCCGGCAGCGGATCGGTGCCGGCGAGCCGGAGTTCGCGATCTTCATCCATAACGCCGGCACGCTGACCCCGCTGGGTCCCGCGGACCGCGTCGACACCGCGGAGTACACGCGCAACGTGCTGCTGAACTCGGCCGCGGCGCAGGTGCTCGGCCACTCGTTCCTCAGCGCGCTGTCAGGCCGGGACTGCGAACAGCATCTGATCATGGTGTCCTCGGGTGCGGCGACCAATCCACACGAAGGCGAATCCAGCTACTGCGCGGGAAAGGCCGCGATCGACCAGTGGGTCCGCGCGGTCGGGCTGGAGCAGCAGCACCGAAGTCCTGGCTGCCGAGTCCTGTCCGTGGCACCCGGCCCGGTCGACACCGCCATGCAGGCAGAACTCCGCGCGGCCACGCCGGACGCCGTACCCGTGTCCGGCCGGTTCCGGGACCTGCACGCCCGCGGTGGACTCGCGCCACCGGAAACCGTGGCGCGAGCGATCTGGGCACTGCTCGACCGCGACCTCGACAGCGGCACCGTCCTGTATCTCCGAGACCTCGACTAG
- a CDS encoding DHA2 family efflux MFS transporter permease subunit, with amino-acid sequence MGSVVVALDVLVVAAALTTIRDEFGASAAQLEWTVNSYGLSFAMLLMTAAALGDRLGRRRTYAAGLALFTVASVACALATSLPLLIAARAVQGVGAAVVMPLAMSLLGAAFPPERRGRAIGVFSGVTGLAVLGGPLIGGAVTEGLSWQWIFWINVPIGLVAIALVLTKIPESTGPARRLDLTGAVLISLAVLGLVWGTVRGESAGWTSGEVLGAFAIGVVLLVAFALWERRTEHAMVPLAFFRNRTFTASNAAGFFLTAALFSAVFFLSQYMQAAFGSAPFEAGLQLLPWTATLFVVGPIAGRLVDRVGERPLIVIGMALQTAGMLWVSRGADHYSALVLPLVVTGCGISLAMPAAQSAAMAALPREAVGIASGVYGMNRQLGGAAGVAVLGSVFTAAGDYTGDGFTRALAGCGVLSLLGALTGLAVRARRRTGDAVPAKAVEGV; translated from the coding sequence GTGGGGTCGGTCGTGGTGGCGCTGGATGTGTTGGTGGTGGCTGCGGCGTTGACCACCATTCGGGACGAGTTCGGTGCGTCGGCAGCGCAGCTGGAGTGGACGGTCAACTCCTACGGGCTGAGTTTCGCGATGTTGTTGATGACGGCTGCCGCGCTCGGCGACCGGCTGGGGCGACGCCGGACGTACGCGGCCGGCCTCGCCTTGTTCACCGTCGCCTCCGTGGCCTGTGCGCTCGCCACCTCGCTGCCGTTGCTGATCGCGGCCCGCGCCGTGCAAGGGGTCGGCGCGGCGGTCGTGATGCCGTTGGCGATGTCGCTGCTGGGCGCGGCCTTCCCGCCGGAGCGGCGCGGGCGGGCGATCGGGGTGTTCAGCGGCGTGACCGGTCTCGCCGTCCTCGGCGGGCCGCTGATCGGCGGGGCGGTGACCGAAGGGCTCTCGTGGCAGTGGATCTTCTGGATCAACGTGCCGATCGGCCTGGTCGCGATCGCGCTCGTGCTGACCAAGATCCCGGAAAGCACCGGACCCGCCAGGCGGCTCGACCTGACCGGCGCGGTGCTGATCAGCCTCGCCGTCCTCGGTCTCGTCTGGGGCACGGTCCGCGGCGAGTCGGCCGGCTGGACGAGCGGCGAAGTGCTCGGCGCGTTCGCGATCGGCGTCGTCCTGCTGGTCGCGTTCGCGCTCTGGGAACGGCGTACCGAGCACGCGATGGTGCCGCTCGCGTTCTTCCGCAACCGGACCTTCACGGCGTCGAACGCGGCCGGCTTCTTCCTCACCGCGGCACTGTTCAGCGCGGTGTTCTTCCTGTCGCAGTACATGCAGGCCGCGTTCGGGTCGGCGCCGTTCGAAGCCGGCCTGCAGCTGCTCCCCTGGACGGCGACGCTGTTCGTGGTCGGCCCGATCGCCGGCCGGCTGGTCGACCGCGTCGGTGAGCGCCCGCTGATCGTGATCGGTATGGCGCTGCAGACCGCCGGCATGCTCTGGGTCAGCCGCGGCGCCGACCACTACTCGGCGCTCGTCCTGCCGCTCGTCGTCACCGGCTGCGGCATCTCGCTCGCGATGCCCGCGGCACAGAGCGCGGCGATGGCGGCGCTGCCCCGCGAGGCGGTCGGGATCGCGTCCGGCGTCTACGGCATGAACCGCCAGCTCGGCGGCGCCGCCGGTGTCGCCGTCCTCGGGTCGGTGTTCACCGCGGCCGGCGACTACACCGGCGACGGATTCACCCGGGCGCTCGCCGGATGCGGCGTACTGTCGTTGCTCGGAGCGCTGACGGGGCTGGCAGTCCGGGCGCGCCGTCGTACCGGCGACGCGGTCCCGGCCAAGGCGGTGGAAGGAGTCTGA
- a CDS encoding anti-sigma factor, whose translation MTEPTGPTEPDVHTLTGPYVLDALPDDERTRFEAHLAECTFCTTEVAELRAAAVKLATQVSTPPPPALKARVMSAIEDVRQLPPVVDGRPSTGVVRRRFGRRSVFALAAAAAAVALSGGIAIDQYRDRTAAERANQQVAAVLAQPDARTLHGAVQGGGQATVVVSAQADKSVVVLRDLPDLPADHTWQLWMIDRTNTAHSVGLASGDLTHVITGSTTGMTTFGLTIEPEPGSRTPTLPAAAMIRLG comes from the coding sequence GTGACAGAGCCAACAGGACCGACGGAACCCGACGTACACACCCTCACCGGCCCGTACGTGCTCGACGCGCTGCCCGACGACGAACGGACCCGCTTCGAGGCGCACCTCGCGGAGTGCACCTTCTGCACCACGGAGGTCGCGGAACTCCGCGCCGCCGCGGTCAAGCTGGCCACCCAGGTCTCGACCCCACCGCCGCCCGCACTCAAGGCACGGGTGATGTCGGCAATCGAGGACGTGCGCCAGCTGCCTCCGGTCGTGGATGGCCGGCCTTCGACGGGCGTCGTACGGCGTCGGTTCGGCCGCCGTTCTGTCTTCGCGCTGGCCGCGGCCGCGGCTGCGGTTGCACTGAGCGGCGGGATCGCGATCGACCAGTACCGCGACCGGACAGCCGCCGAGCGCGCCAACCAGCAGGTCGCCGCGGTTCTCGCGCAACCCGACGCCCGCACGCTCCACGGCGCCGTCCAAGGCGGCGGCCAGGCCACGGTCGTGGTGTCGGCACAGGCCGACAAGTCGGTCGTAGTACTGCGAGACCTCCCCGATCTCCCCGCCGACCACACCTGGCAACTCTGGATGATCGACCGCACCAACACAGCCCACTCCGTCGGCCTCGCCTCTGGCGACCTCACCCACGTGATCACCGGCTCCACCACCGGCATGACCACCTTCGGCCTGACCATCGAACCCGAGCCCGGCTCCCGAACCCCCACTCTCCCGGCCGCCGCAATGATCCGCCTCGGCTAG
- a CDS encoding isocitrate lyase/phosphoenolpyruvate mutase family protein encodes MSLATALRELHVPGTPLVVPNAWDAASAQIVEAAGFPAVATSSNATAAVLGYDDGEHAPVDDVLTAAARIARAVSVPVTVDFERGYRLAPAELVERFVATGAVGLNLEDSDPATGELVDPDAQAEFLAAVREAAGDALVINARIDVFLRQAGPAEEQVRAALDRGARYLAAGADCVYPIGAGDLDVIAVLTTQIDGPVNVAYGQGAHSLADYAARGVARVSFGPMFQRHLYATFAGTTLPALSADRNPFAL; translated from the coding sequence ATGTCTTTGGCAACTGCTCTGCGGGAGCTGCACGTTCCCGGCACCCCGCTCGTCGTACCGAACGCCTGGGACGCCGCCTCCGCCCAGATCGTCGAGGCGGCCGGGTTCCCGGCGGTCGCGACCAGCAGCAACGCGACGGCCGCCGTCCTCGGGTACGACGACGGCGAACACGCGCCGGTCGACGACGTGCTGACCGCCGCGGCCCGGATCGCGCGCGCCGTCTCCGTGCCGGTCACGGTCGACTTCGAACGCGGGTACCGGCTGGCACCCGCAGAACTCGTCGAGCGCTTCGTCGCCACCGGCGCGGTCGGGCTGAACCTCGAGGACTCCGACCCGGCTACCGGCGAGCTGGTCGATCCGGACGCCCAGGCGGAGTTCCTGGCGGCGGTCCGGGAGGCGGCGGGCGACGCGCTGGTGATCAACGCCCGGATCGACGTGTTCCTCCGGCAGGCCGGTCCGGCGGAGGAACAGGTCCGGGCCGCGCTGGATCGCGGGGCGCGCTACCTGGCCGCGGGCGCCGACTGCGTGTACCCGATCGGAGCCGGCGACCTGGACGTGATCGCCGTACTCACCACGCAGATCGACGGCCCGGTGAACGTCGCCTACGGGCAGGGTGCGCACTCGCTCGCCGACTACGCGGCGCGCGGCGTGGCGCGGGTGAGCTTCGGGCCGATGTTCCAGCGGCACCTCTACGCGACGTTCGCCGGAACCACGCTTCCGGCGCTGAGCGCGGACCGGAACCCGTTCGCGCTCTAG
- a CDS encoding amidase, protein MSAPQDSQVDRRSFLHRASALAAATAVGSVALPAVAHAAPARAGTAPLVDVPARSVDLSELTIAEAATLIRKGKLKPEQLVEVCLDRIKAFDPTYQAFNLVLADEALARARTLGRSRGGALHGIPLAIKDNYFTRGVTTTANSYLFADFVPSYDATAVRRLTAAGGIVLGKTQMGPLATTRATTPDGRITTVNAWTPGDPRVDPGGSSSGSATAVAARLATSSVGTQTGGSITAPSNAQNLTGLKPTMGRVSLHGIVPLSYTRDHPGPLARDAMDAAIMLTAMAGEDPEDPRTQGLPPVPDLITAATPVRRGPRVRARWRTRIGVIPGFTGGTSETAAARRTALEVLAGIEGLSVVDVSMPDEWDLLTGAAFNNVRLPERSEPFLPLLRSNLRGFGVSVTGWLQGALLGANEFLIGQRAKVVLLERVLEDLFEQCDVVVQTSPTPFDALGLPELALPIGFTAAGVPIGTILGGKPFGEDRLLAVGAAYQAVTDWHHRRPADPAAARIAPRSTATPDRGRITAEQVPDLMQ, encoded by the coding sequence ATGAGCGCGCCACAGGACAGTCAGGTCGATCGGCGGTCGTTCCTGCACCGCGCGAGCGCGCTGGCCGCCGCCACCGCCGTCGGCTCGGTGGCGCTGCCCGCGGTTGCGCATGCGGCCCCGGCACGCGCAGGTACGGCGCCGCTGGTCGACGTACCGGCTCGATCGGTGGACCTCAGCGAGCTCACCATCGCCGAGGCCGCCACCTTGATCCGCAAGGGCAAGCTGAAGCCCGAACAGCTGGTGGAAGTCTGTCTGGACAGGATCAAGGCGTTCGATCCCACCTACCAGGCGTTCAACCTGGTGCTCGCGGACGAGGCGCTGGCCCGGGCTCGTACGCTCGGCAGGTCTCGCGGCGGCGCGCTGCACGGCATCCCGCTGGCGATCAAGGACAACTACTTCACCCGCGGTGTGACCACGACCGCCAACTCGTACCTGTTCGCCGACTTCGTGCCGTCGTACGACGCGACCGCCGTACGCCGCCTGACCGCGGCGGGCGGCATCGTGCTCGGCAAGACCCAGATGGGGCCGCTGGCAACCACTCGGGCGACAACGCCCGACGGCCGGATCACCACCGTGAACGCGTGGACGCCGGGCGATCCACGCGTTGACCCGGGTGGTTCGTCGTCCGGGTCGGCGACCGCGGTGGCGGCCCGGCTGGCGACCTCGTCCGTCGGGACGCAGACCGGCGGCTCGATCACCGCGCCGTCGAACGCACAGAACCTGACCGGGCTGAAGCCCACGATGGGCCGGGTCTCGCTGCACGGCATCGTGCCGCTCAGCTACACGCGTGACCACCCGGGACCGTTGGCGCGGGACGCGATGGACGCCGCGATCATGCTGACCGCGATGGCGGGCGAGGACCCGGAAGACCCGCGAACGCAGGGACTTCCGCCGGTGCCCGATCTGATCACGGCGGCGACGCCGGTCCGGCGGGGCCCGCGGGTCCGGGCGCGCTGGCGGACCCGGATCGGCGTGATACCCGGGTTCACCGGCGGCACGTCCGAGACCGCCGCGGCCCGCCGGACCGCACTCGAGGTGCTCGCGGGCATCGAGGGCCTGTCGGTCGTCGACGTGAGCATGCCGGACGAGTGGGACCTGCTCACCGGCGCGGCCTTCAACAACGTCCGGCTTCCCGAACGGAGCGAACCGTTCCTCCCGCTGCTGCGGTCGAACCTCCGTGGCTTCGGTGTGTCGGTCACGGGCTGGCTGCAGGGCGCGCTGCTCGGAGCCAACGAGTTCCTGATCGGCCAGCGCGCCAAGGTGGTCCTGCTGGAGCGGGTCCTGGAGGACCTGTTCGAGCAGTGTGACGTCGTGGTGCAGACGTCACCGACACCTTTCGACGCGCTCGGCCTGCCGGAGCTGGCGCTGCCGATCGGATTCACCGCTGCCGGCGTACCGATCGGCACGATCCTCGGCGGCAAGCCGTTCGGCGAGGACCGCCTGCTCGCCGTCGGCGCCGCCTACCAGGCCGTCACCGACTGGCACCACCGCCGGCCCGCCGATCCGGCCGCCGCCCGCATCGCACCGCGTTCCACCGCAACGCCGGACCGCGGCCGCATCACCGCCGAGCAGGTCCCTGACCTCATGCAATGA
- a CDS encoding antitoxin, giving the protein MGMFDNMKDKAGDLVDEHGDKVDQGLDKAGDFADEKTGGKYGDKIDQGSDMARDQLDNLDGQNDDLRDEQQ; this is encoded by the coding sequence ATGGGTATGTTCGACAACATGAAGGACAAGGCCGGCGACCTGGTCGACGAGCACGGCGACAAGGTCGACCAGGGTCTCGACAAGGCCGGTGACTTCGCCGACGAGAAGACCGGCGGCAAGTACGGCGACAAGATCGACCAGGGTTCGGACATGGCCAGGGACCAGCTGGACAACCTGGACGGCCAGAACGACGACCTCCGGGACGAGCAGCAGTAG
- a CDS encoding FGGY-family carbohydrate kinase codes for MSFVIGVDIGTGSTKAVRSTLDGEVVAVARRDHAPSLPQPGWAEMDAERDWWGSVVQVLAELDTTDVVAVCVSGLGPCVVQTDDDLRPRRPAILYGVDTRSTREIAELTERLGADAILQRCGKELSSQAIGPKLAWLRRAAGDAWRSADRWFSAHTYVVAQLTGEWVLDHHTASQCDPFYDIHQQDWASDWVQAVLPGLALPRLVWPSEQVGVVRRDAAEQTGLAEGTPVVAGTVDAWAEAFSVGVRRPGDLMLMYGSTMFFVQVLATPTIVRGLWTTSGVERGSHTLAAGMATSGTVTTWLQELTGGAPFETLLEEAAAVPAGSEGLVLLPYFSGERTPIYDPLARGVIAGLTLRHGRGHLLRAAYEGIACGVRQILDVFGAVDTAGRIVAVGGGTQGGLWARIVSDVAGIRQTVPRQTIGASYGDALLAAIGVGAVSPDTDWTRPDHAVEPDPSTATTYETLFRTYTELYPATRDQIHRLARN; via the coding sequence ATGAGCTTCGTCATCGGCGTCGACATCGGGACCGGCAGCACGAAGGCGGTCCGCAGCACGCTCGACGGTGAGGTCGTGGCGGTCGCCCGCCGCGACCACGCACCGTCGCTGCCGCAGCCGGGCTGGGCGGAGATGGACGCCGAGCGCGACTGGTGGGGTTCGGTCGTGCAGGTGCTCGCCGAGCTCGACACCACCGATGTCGTCGCCGTCTGCGTGTCGGGCCTCGGCCCGTGCGTCGTCCAGACCGACGACGACCTGCGGCCGCGGCGACCGGCGATCCTGTACGGCGTCGACACCCGGTCTACCCGGGAGATCGCCGAGCTCACCGAGCGGCTGGGCGCGGACGCGATCCTCCAGCGCTGCGGGAAAGAGCTGTCCAGCCAGGCGATCGGGCCGAAGCTGGCCTGGCTGCGGCGCGCGGCCGGCGACGCGTGGCGGTCGGCGGACCGGTGGTTCAGCGCGCACACGTACGTCGTCGCGCAGTTGACCGGCGAGTGGGTGCTCGACCACCACACCGCGAGCCAGTGCGACCCGTTCTACGACATTCACCAGCAGGACTGGGCATCGGATTGGGTGCAGGCTGTCCTGCCGGGCCTCGCCCTGCCGCGGCTGGTATGGCCGTCAGAGCAGGTAGGCGTCGTACGGCGCGACGCCGCCGAGCAGACGGGTCTGGCCGAGGGCACGCCCGTTGTTGCGGGGACCGTCGACGCGTGGGCGGAGGCGTTCAGCGTCGGCGTCCGGCGTCCAGGCGACCTGATGCTGATGTACGGCTCGACGATGTTCTTCGTCCAGGTGTTGGCGACACCAACGATCGTGCGCGGGCTGTGGACGACGTCCGGGGTGGAGCGCGGATCGCACACGCTGGCAGCCGGGATGGCGACCTCGGGGACCGTCACCACGTGGCTGCAGGAACTCACCGGCGGTGCGCCGTTCGAGACGCTGCTCGAGGAGGCGGCCGCGGTGCCCGCCGGGAGTGAAGGGCTGGTGCTGCTGCCGTACTTCAGCGGGGAACGCACACCGATCTACGACCCGCTGGCCCGCGGTGTGATCGCCGGGCTCACGCTGCGCCACGGACGCGGCCATCTGCTGCGCGCGGCGTACGAGGGGATCGCCTGCGGGGTGCGGCAGATCCTCGACGTCTTCGGCGCCGTGGACACCGCCGGGCGCATCGTCGCGGTCGGCGGCGGTACCCAGGGCGGGCTGTGGGCGCGGATCGTGAGCGATGTCGCGGGCATCCGCCAGACGGTGCCGCGGCAGACCATCGGTGCGTCGTACGGCGACGCGCTGCTGGCCGCGATCGGCGTCGGAGCGGTCTCTCCGGACACCGACTGGACCCGGCCGGACCACGCCGTGGAGCCGGATCCGTCGACCGCTACGACGTACGAGACGCTCTTCCGGACCTACACCGAGCTGTACCCGGCGACCCGCGACCAGATCCACCGACTGGCGCGGAACTAG
- a CDS encoding sigma-70 family RNA polymerase sigma factor, giving the protein MNLEEEFAQHRGELVAHCYRMLGSLHDAEDAVQETYLRAWRGHADFEHRSTVRTWLYRIATNVCLNLLQHSSRRVVPSALGAPGNDPDELHAQALEVPWLEPFPDQLLGTDPATVVGDRQSLRLAMVAAMQHLPPRQRAVLILREVLTWPAADVASLLDTTTAAVNSSLQRARAELARLRPREEDLSEPDEPLRRALLDQFQAAMENKDLVVLEGLFSAEARWEMPPIPTWFSGRADVLRLLDSKLRPGPGRRVLVETSANGQPAFALYIRGADGQFHAHSLKVLTLAKDAVSAVLAFHQPALFPAFGLPLIHGRS; this is encoded by the coding sequence ATGAATCTCGAGGAGGAGTTCGCGCAGCACCGGGGCGAGTTGGTGGCGCACTGTTACCGGATGCTCGGCTCGTTGCACGACGCCGAGGACGCGGTGCAGGAGACCTACCTGCGCGCCTGGCGCGGTCATGCGGACTTCGAGCACCGCTCGACGGTCCGGACCTGGCTGTACCGGATCGCCACCAACGTGTGCCTGAACCTCCTCCAGCACAGCAGCCGCCGGGTCGTCCCGTCGGCACTGGGTGCCCCGGGCAACGATCCGGACGAGCTGCACGCCCAGGCGCTCGAGGTGCCGTGGCTGGAGCCGTTCCCGGACCAGTTGCTCGGCACCGATCCGGCGACGGTCGTCGGCGATCGGCAGAGCCTCCGGCTGGCGATGGTTGCTGCGATGCAACACCTTCCGCCGCGGCAGCGCGCCGTACTGATCCTGCGGGAGGTGCTCACCTGGCCGGCCGCGGACGTCGCGTCACTGCTCGACACCACGACCGCCGCGGTCAACAGCTCGCTGCAACGCGCACGGGCCGAGCTGGCGCGATTGCGGCCGCGCGAAGAAGACCTCAGCGAACCGGACGAACCGCTGCGGCGGGCGCTGCTCGACCAGTTCCAGGCCGCGATGGAGAACAAGGACCTGGTCGTCCTGGAGGGGTTGTTCAGCGCGGAGGCGCGGTGGGAGATGCCGCCGATCCCGACCTGGTTCAGCGGGCGTGCCGACGTACTGCGGTTGCTCGACTCGAAGCTCCGGCCGGGTCCGGGCCGCCGGGTCCTGGTCGAGACCTCGGCGAACGGGCAGCCGGCGTTCGCGCTGTACATCCGCGGCGCGGACGGCCAGTTCCACGCGCACTCGCTGAAGGTGCTGACGCTGGCGAAGGACGCCGTGTCGGCCGTGCTCGCGTTCCACCAACCTGCTCTGTTCCCAGCCTTCGGGCTGCCGTTGATCCATGGGAGATCTTGA